The Verrucomicrobiota bacterium genome has a window encoding:
- a CDS encoding helix-turn-helix domain-containing protein: protein MKLLSHRQCPPTQQDCTLARAAGQQLSRLAQKNRPVRFQVEADPEGPIELPASALALLVEILEAMAAGRGVTLLPEKAELSTVEAADALNVSRPFLIKLLNEGAIPYRKVGKHRRVRREDVMNYKMKIDREREAALDRLVADAQKQDMGYGRP from the coding sequence ATGAAACTACTCTCGCACCGGCAATGCCCACCCACGCAACAGGACTGCACCCTCGCGCGGGCCGCCGGCCAGCAGCTGTCCCGCTTGGCACAAAAAAATCGTCCCGTGCGGTTTCAGGTCGAAGCCGACCCGGAGGGGCCCATCGAACTGCCGGCCAGCGCCCTCGCCCTGTTGGTAGAGATCCTCGAGGCCATGGCCGCTGGCCGCGGCGTCACGCTCCTTCCGGAGAAAGCCGAGCTTTCCACCGTCGAGGCGGCCGACGCGCTGAACGTCTCGCGGCCGTTCCTCATTAAGCTGCTCAACGAGGGCGCCATCCCGTACCGTAAGGTCGGCAAACACCGGCGGGTCCGCAGGGAGGACGTGATGAACTACAAAATGAAGATTGATCGTGAGCGCGAGGCCGCGCTCGACCGGCTCGTCGCGGACGCCCAGAAGCAGGACATGGGCTACGGCCGCCCATGA
- a CDS encoding PIN domain-containing protein, translating into MSSVTALLDANVLYPAPVRDLLMQLAANGLFRAKWSADIHEEWIRSLLKDQPRRKRADLERTRALMDAAVSDCLITGYQALVPSLSLPDPNDRHVLAAAIVSRSTGLTLLHQNAAGSRKRRANSRQAKNRVPELTNKQQPGRMRR; encoded by the coding sequence ATGAGTTCTGTTACGGCCCTGTTGGACGCGAATGTCCTTTACCCCGCGCCCGTTCGGGACCTGCTGATGCAGCTTGCCGCCAACGGCCTGTTCCGTGCCAAGTGGAGCGCCGATATCCACGAAGAATGGATCCGCTCGCTCCTCAAGGACCAGCCGCGCCGCAAGCGCGCGGACCTGGAGCGCACGCGTGCGCTCATGGATGCGGCCGTGAGCGATTGCCTCATCACGGGCTACCAGGCACTGGTCCCTTCGCTCTCGCTGCCCGACCCCAACGACCGTCACGTGCTGGCGGCCGCCATCGTCAGCCGCTCGACTGGTCTCACTCTACTCCATCAAAACGCCGCTGGAAGCCGTAAACGGCGAGCAAATAGCAGACAAGCAAAGAATCGGGTCCCGGAACTGACGAACAAGCAACAACCTGGAAGAATGAGACGCTAA